Proteins found in one Verrucomicrobiia bacterium genomic segment:
- a CDS encoding DUF6797 domain-containing protein yields the protein MSRFIQFGLLLIAVLLLGATLSARAAETNKPWSDFVEKDFPFFSSVLEARNLGAGWPTNNLTPRGLILNLGHDCWACFDTDLLRVSAIWTGTNVTPVAMSYGSYQLQGYKIPEGQKKLPEPVGKVWLANGLYPGWQTGETVSLTDPRELAPDEKELGRGPLKPEQGQFKAVRQVDNGVVLEYTVMGAQVQERITIRKEGENLSVARSFKFDRVPQALWLVLGQRQPVVGDLYYTYVTGADGKSTQAAKIVAREDGLNVVQLQPSSKPVSFQVLMSLSGSALIKPVSELKPSASRWPQTITTTGKLSIAKDAYVLDDIPIPDRNPWKRNVRFADLAFFPDGRAAFVTFDGDVWLASGLHGDLKTVEWKRFASGLHEPLGLAIRNNEIFVNDRNGLWRLQDTDNNREADVHELFCNLFAQTAETREFAAGVRVAPDGSFVISKGGQQGSTIGKYNGTVLRIAPDGKSFTMLGYGFREPFIGMHPKTGLVTVSDQQGNYVPTTPLYILKTNEYHGFLTHLLPKEQYPAPIADPLTWIPHPVNSSAVGQVWLADAKMGPLNDAFIHIGYNRPELFLVRLNERGAKPQAAVMSLFRDFKYAPINGAVNPIDGQLYVTGMQIWGSTATNISGLTRVRYSGASSSLPREIVPMDKGVLVRFDVPVNSQQATNPASFSVERWNYKRTPAYGSPHFKLDGTKGTETMIPSSAYISKDGKTVFLGVPDMKPVMQMRMGWSLAMQGGTSFANNAYFTPYELTKFDPVKEGFEPFTVDLTPRTMAVIDTTPITAEEGAKLSELLGCVACHSTDGTTLGKVGPSWKGIFGSQRELSKGKVLADEAYLRESIKDPPAKLVKGFEKSDAGMPSYEGVITESQIEALVLYLKTLK from the coding sequence ATGAGTAGATTCATTCAATTTGGCCTATTGCTCATCGCCGTGTTGCTCCTTGGGGCCACGCTCTCCGCGCGTGCCGCCGAGACCAACAAACCTTGGAGCGATTTCGTCGAGAAAGATTTCCCCTTCTTCTCCTCCGTCCTCGAAGCGCGGAATCTCGGTGCCGGTTGGCCCACGAACAATCTCACCCCGCGCGGCCTCATCTTGAATCTCGGCCACGATTGCTGGGCCTGCTTCGATACCGATCTCCTCCGCGTCTCCGCCATCTGGACCGGCACCAACGTCACCCCCGTGGCCATGTCCTACGGCTCCTATCAATTGCAGGGCTACAAAATCCCCGAAGGCCAAAAAAAACTCCCAGAGCCGGTTGGAAAAGTCTGGCTCGCTAACGGCCTTTATCCCGGCTGGCAAACGGGCGAAACCGTTTCACTCACCGATCCTCGCGAGCTTGCCCCGGATGAAAAAGAATTGGGCCGGGGGCCGCTCAAGCCGGAGCAAGGCCAGTTCAAGGCGGTGCGGCAGGTGGATAATGGTGTGGTGCTCGAATATACCGTCATGGGTGCTCAAGTGCAGGAGCGCATCACGATTCGCAAGGAAGGTGAGAACTTGTCCGTCGCCCGCAGTTTCAAGTTCGACCGTGTTCCGCAAGCGCTCTGGCTCGTCTTGGGCCAACGCCAGCCCGTCGTCGGTGATCTCTACTATACCTATGTGACGGGCGCGGATGGTAAAAGTACGCAAGCAGCCAAGATCGTTGCGCGAGAAGACGGTCTGAACGTCGTGCAGCTTCAGCCCTCTAGCAAGCCAGTGAGTTTCCAAGTCTTGATGAGCCTGAGCGGGAGCGCTCTAATCAAGCCTGTCTCCGAGCTTAAGCCCTCAGCTTCCCGCTGGCCTCAAACCATCACCACCACGGGCAAACTCTCCATCGCCAAAGACGCCTACGTCCTCGATGACATCCCCATCCCTGATCGTAATCCTTGGAAACGCAACGTTCGCTTCGCCGATCTCGCCTTCTTCCCCGATGGCCGCGCCGCGTTCGTCACCTTCGATGGCGATGTCTGGCTCGCGTCTGGTCTGCATGGCGATTTGAAAACGGTGGAATGGAAACGCTTCGCCTCCGGCCTGCACGAACCCCTCGGCCTCGCCATCCGTAACAACGAGATATTCGTCAATGATCGCAACGGCCTATGGCGTTTGCAGGATACGGACAACAACCGCGAAGCCGATGTGCACGAACTCTTCTGCAACCTCTTCGCGCAAACCGCCGAGACGCGTGAATTTGCCGCCGGTGTGCGCGTCGCACCGGATGGTTCTTTCGTCATCTCGAAAGGCGGTCAGCAAGGCAGCACCATCGGCAAATACAACGGCACCGTCCTCCGCATCGCCCCCGATGGAAAATCCTTTACGATGCTCGGTTACGGCTTCCGCGAGCCCTTCATCGGCATGCACCCGAAGACCGGCCTCGTCACCGTCAGTGATCAGCAAGGGAACTACGTGCCCACCACGCCGCTCTACATCTTAAAGACGAATGAGTATCACGGCTTCCTCACGCACCTCTTGCCGAAGGAGCAATATCCCGCGCCCATCGCTGATCCGCTTACGTGGATTCCTCATCCGGTGAACTCCTCCGCCGTCGGCCAAGTTTGGCTCGCCGATGCCAAGATGGGCCCGCTCAACGACGCCTTCATCCACATCGGCTACAACCGCCCCGAACTCTTCCTCGTGCGTTTGAACGAACGCGGCGCCAAACCGCAAGCCGCCGTCATGAGTCTGTTCCGTGATTTCAAATACGCACCCATCAACGGCGCCGTGAACCCCATCGATGGCCAGCTCTACGTCACGGGTATGCAGATCTGGGGCAGCACGGCCACAAACATAAGCGGTCTTACTCGTGTGCGCTATTCTGGTGCTTCGAGCAGTCTCCCGCGCGAGATCGTGCCTATGGACAAGGGAGTTCTCGTCCGCTTCGATGTCCCCGTAAACTCCCAGCAGGCAACTAATCCAGCCAGCTTTTCCGTGGAGCGTTGGAATTACAAACGCACTCCCGCCTACGGCTCTCCACACTTCAAGTTGGATGGCACCAAAGGCACCGAAACCATGATCCCCAGCAGCGCCTATATCTCCAAGGACGGCAAAACCGTTTTCCTCGGCGTGCCGGATATGAAGCCTGTTATGCAGATGCGCATGGGCTGGAGCCTGGCGATGCAAGGTGGCACTTCATTCGCGAACAACGCCTACTTCACTCCTTACGAACTCACCAAGTTTGACCCGGTTAAAGAAGGCTTCGAGCCCTTCACCGTTGACCTGACGCCGCGTACCATGGCCGTCATTGATACCACGCCCATCACGGCAGAGGAGGGTGCCAAACTCTCGGAACTCCTAGGGTGCGTCGCCTGCCATTCCACCGATGGCACCACGCTCGGCAAGGTCGGTCCTTCATGGAAAGGTATCTTCGGCAGCCAGCGCGAACTCTCTAAGGGTAAGGTGCTTGCGGATGAAGCCTACCTGCGCGAATCCATCAAAGATCCGCCCGCCAAACTCGTCAAAGGCTTTGAGAAATCCGATGCCGGAATGCCCAGCTACGAGGGGGTCATCACCGAATCACAGATAGAAGCTTTGGTGCTCTATTTGAAGACTCTGAAGTGA